The Gemmatimonadaceae bacterium genome window below encodes:
- the hemA gene encoding glutamyl-tRNA reductase: MLISIAIDFRHADVATRERFHLSEERLTQLYRTARTDVITESALIATCNRTELYAWVDSDNRDDIEQAVQLLARRWMRTRADGEQLLQTATRREGHEAASHVIRIASGLESQVLGDGQILGQLKAAYKRASRGDAAGPVLHRLFETALRAGKRVQTETSLTAGRNSVGAEAAITASLRFGNLENARCVVIGAGKTGARAAKQLHKLGARDIVVINRTPTKAQELAGMVHGRAAAWDTMHVEAAMADVVIVATGSEVPVITAPALARAREACASSGYALLLMDLSMPRNIDPAVIEQAGVTLVDLDTLHQPVLDAETMRREAVPQAEAICHEETQAFMEWVATMPARDAIRPLREALEDVARREVAFHAKDESVAEKAASRIVAKLLAGPMAALRRSLQRGEDLDAQAMMLLEMFAPPAGSAPKSLRTTGERAIPTPERAMPTPTSSSAVPDDAAAPKPADRNAVPDVRSRSLAFTPEQVS; encoded by the coding sequence ATGCTGATCTCGATCGCCATCGATTTTCGTCACGCTGACGTCGCTACGCGCGAGCGCTTCCATCTGTCCGAGGAGCGGCTCACGCAGCTCTATCGCACGGCGCGGACCGACGTCATCACCGAATCGGCCCTCATCGCCACGTGCAATCGCACGGAGCTGTATGCGTGGGTCGACAGCGACAACCGCGACGATATCGAACAAGCTGTGCAGTTGCTGGCCCGCCGCTGGATGCGCACGCGCGCCGACGGTGAGCAGCTCCTGCAGACCGCGACGCGCCGCGAAGGCCACGAGGCCGCGAGCCATGTGATCCGCATCGCGTCCGGGCTCGAATCGCAGGTCCTCGGCGACGGGCAGATCCTGGGTCAGCTCAAGGCGGCGTACAAGCGGGCCTCGCGCGGTGACGCGGCGGGTCCGGTGCTCCATCGGCTGTTCGAAACCGCGCTGCGCGCCGGCAAGCGTGTGCAGACGGAAACGTCGCTCACGGCCGGCCGGAACTCGGTGGGCGCGGAAGCCGCCATCACGGCGTCGCTCCGCTTCGGAAATCTCGAGAACGCGCGCTGCGTGGTGATCGGGGCCGGCAAGACCGGCGCGCGCGCGGCGAAGCAGCTGCACAAGCTGGGCGCGCGCGACATCGTGGTCATCAACCGTACGCCCACGAAGGCACAGGAGCTCGCCGGCATGGTGCACGGCCGCGCTGCCGCGTGGGATACGATGCACGTGGAAGCGGCGATGGCCGATGTGGTGATCGTGGCGACCGGCAGCGAAGTGCCGGTGATCACGGCGCCGGCGCTGGCCCGTGCGCGCGAGGCGTGCGCGTCGTCGGGCTATGCGCTGCTGCTGATGGACCTCTCGATGCCGCGCAACATCGATCCGGCCGTCATCGAGCAGGCCGGGGTGACGCTCGTCGACCTCGACACGCTGCACCAGCCCGTGCTCGACGCCGAGACGATGCGTCGCGAGGCGGTGCCGCAGGCCGAAGCGATTTGCCACGAGGAGACGCAGGCGTTCATGGAGTGGGTCGCCACGATGCCCGCGCGTGATGCCATCCGTCCGTTGCGCGAGGCGCTCGAGGATGTGGCGCGCCGCGAAGTGGCCTTCCATGCGAAGGACGAGAGCGTGGCCGAGAAGGCGGCCAGCCGCATCGTCGCCAAGCTCCTGGCCGGCCCGATGGCGGCCCTCCGCCGCTCGCTGCAGCGCGGCGAGGATCTCGATGCCCAGGCGATGATGCTGCTCGAGATGTTCGCCCCGCCGGCGGGGTCGGCGCCCAAGTCGCTCCGGACCACCGGCGAGCGCGCCATTCCGACGCCCGAGCGCGCGATGCCAACGCCGACGAGTTCGTCGGCCGTACCGGACGATGCCGCGGCGCCCAAGCCGGCCGACCGAAACGCGGTCCCGGACGTACGTTCCAGAAGCCTGGCCTTCACGCCAGAGCAGGTTTCCTGA
- the ppsR gene encoding transcriptional regulator PpsR, whose product MASPVIPSEGLNSAFGELDAKAAAALLAVAGDVALVMDGAGVIRHVSLSGSETQFDNSQSWVGRPWTETVAPDSRSKIETLVKEATIQGISKRRQVNHVLGEAADVPVAYTALRLGRDGSLVAVGRDMRHVSALQQRLVEAQQAMERDYWRLRHVETRYRLLFQLASDGILVLDATSLKVLDANSAAGQIFAESPDRLIGRTFPFQTDAAASRVLEDLISQARSAGRAGDVALALQDGRNFSASASCFRQESSTLLLVRFSPTDAPAPAGASGSSRLVDLLERSPDAFVLTDLDGFILTANRAFLDITELASEEQIRGTALSTYIGRPGADFPVFTSMLRRNGVVRLMATAARGTHGHQSEVEVSAVWSPEGEEPCIGFIIRDIGRRLASGPQGARDLTRAVEELTGLVGRVSLRDLVRDTVDLVERHFIEAALELTNDNRTSAAEVLGVSRQSLYVKLRRHRLVTPGTEREEEEE is encoded by the coding sequence ATGGCCAGTCCGGTGATCCCCAGCGAAGGGCTTAACTCCGCCTTTGGCGAACTCGATGCCAAGGCCGCTGCGGCGTTGCTTGCCGTAGCGGGAGATGTGGCATTGGTGATGGACGGCGCCGGCGTGATCCGCCATGTGTCGCTGAGCGGGAGCGAGACGCAGTTCGACAACTCCCAGAGCTGGGTCGGGCGGCCGTGGACCGAGACGGTCGCCCCCGACTCCCGCTCGAAGATCGAGACCCTGGTGAAGGAAGCCACCATTCAGGGGATCTCGAAGCGTCGCCAGGTGAACCACGTGCTGGGTGAGGCGGCCGATGTGCCCGTCGCCTACACGGCGCTTCGCCTCGGGCGCGACGGCAGCCTCGTGGCCGTTGGCCGCGACATGCGCCACGTGTCCGCGCTGCAGCAGCGGCTCGTGGAAGCGCAGCAGGCGATGGAGCGCGATTACTGGCGCCTGCGCCATGTCGAGACGCGCTATCGCCTGCTCTTCCAGCTCGCGAGCGACGGCATTCTCGTGCTCGATGCCACGTCGCTCAAGGTGCTCGACGCCAACAGCGCCGCCGGGCAGATCTTCGCCGAATCGCCCGACCGCCTCATTGGCCGCACCTTCCCGTTCCAGACGGATGCGGCGGCGTCGCGCGTGCTCGAAGATCTGATCTCGCAGGCGCGCAGTGCCGGTCGCGCCGGAGACGTCGCGCTGGCGCTGCAGGACGGGCGCAACTTCTCCGCGTCGGCCAGCTGCTTCCGCCAGGAGAGCTCCACGCTGCTCTTGGTCCGCTTCTCGCCGACCGATGCACCGGCGCCCGCGGGCGCGTCGGGCTCAAGCCGTCTGGTGGACCTGCTCGAGCGTTCGCCCGATGCGTTCGTGCTGACCGACCTCGATGGGTTCATTCTCACCGCGAACCGCGCGTTCCTCGACATCACCGAACTGGCGAGCGAAGAACAGATCCGCGGCACCGCGCTGAGCACGTACATCGGCCGCCCCGGCGCCGACTTCCCGGTGTTCACCAGCATGCTGCGGCGCAACGGCGTCGTGCGCCTGATGGCCACCGCAGCGCGCGGCACGCACGGGCATCAGAGTGAAGTGGAGGTCTCGGCGGTCTGGTCGCCCGAAGGCGAGGAGCCGTGCATCGGCTTCATCATCCGCGACATCGGCCGCCGCCTGGCGAGTGGCCCGCAAGGCGCCCGCGACCTCACGCGCGCCGTCGAAGAGCTGACCGGACTGGTGGGACGGGTGTCGCTGCGCGATCTGGTGCGCGATACCGTAGACCTGGTCGAGCGGCACTTCATCGAAGCGGCGCTCGAACTGACGAATGACAACCGCACGTCGGCCGCCGAGGTGCTGGGTGTGAGCCGCCAGAGCCTCTACGTGAAGCTCCGGCGGCATCGCCTGGTCACGCCCGGGACCGAGCGGGAAGAGGAAGAGGAGTAA
- a CDS encoding geranylgeranyl diphosphate reductase, with product MSEIGQMDTELFDVVVVGGGPAGATAAHEMACAGRKVLLLDRAGRTKPCGGAVPPQLLRDFKIPQSLLVAHINTARVISPTASKADMDVGNGYVGMVDRDVFDEFLRERAAQAGAERRVGTFTQFSRDAEGVATLTYTEGRSRHGALRTVKARYVVGADGALSPVARQCIKGAHRAKHVFAYHEIVKSPTVDSETFGHDRVDVYYTAPLSPDFYAWVFPHGPTTSIGTGTFQRGFGLKEAVAKLRADTGMDALETIRREGAPIPLKPLPRWDNGRDVVLAGDAAGVVAPASGEGIFYAMTGGRLAAEAVDRALLTGNAKALRLARRRFMRLHGVVFLVLDIMQRFWYNTDSRREGFVAICRDRDVQQLVFDGYMQKRLVMAKPSAHVRIFFKNLAHLAGLATA from the coding sequence ATGAGCGAAATCGGTCAGATGGACACGGAACTCTTTGACGTGGTGGTGGTGGGAGGTGGCCCCGCCGGCGCCACGGCGGCGCACGAGATGGCCTGTGCCGGCCGCAAGGTGCTGCTGCTTGATCGTGCCGGTCGCACCAAGCCGTGCGGTGGCGCCGTGCCGCCGCAGCTGCTCCGCGATTTCAAGATCCCGCAGTCGCTGCTGGTGGCCCACATCAACACCGCGCGGGTGATTTCGCCGACGGCGTCCAAGGCGGACATGGACGTTGGGAACGGCTACGTGGGCATGGTTGACCGCGACGTGTTCGACGAGTTCCTGCGCGAGCGGGCCGCCCAGGCGGGCGCCGAGCGGCGTGTCGGGACCTTCACGCAGTTTTCGCGTGACGCCGAGGGGGTCGCCACCCTGACCTACACCGAAGGACGCAGCCGGCATGGCGCGCTCCGGACGGTCAAGGCGCGCTACGTGGTCGGAGCCGACGGGGCCCTGTCCCCCGTGGCTCGCCAGTGCATCAAGGGGGCCCACCGGGCCAAGCACGTCTTTGCCTACCATGAGATCGTGAAATCCCCGACTGTGGACAGCGAGACGTTCGGGCATGATCGGGTGGACGTGTACTACACCGCCCCCCTCTCCCCCGACTTCTACGCCTGGGTGTTCCCGCATGGCCCGACGACCTCGATCGGGACCGGGACGTTCCAGCGGGGCTTCGGGCTCAAGGAGGCGGTGGCCAAGCTTCGCGCCGATACGGGAATGGATGCCCTGGAAACCATTCGCCGCGAAGGCGCCCCGATTCCCCTCAAGCCGTTGCCCCGCTGGGACAACGGCCGCGATGTCGTCTTGGCCGGCGATGCGGCCGGGGTAGTGGCGCCCGCGTCCGGAGAAGGCATCTTTTACGCGATGACGGGAGGCCGTCTGGCCGCCGAGGCCGTGGACCGGGCGCTGTTGACCGGTAACGCCAAGGCGCTCCGGCTGGCCCGTCGGCGGTTCATGCGCCTCCACGGCGTGGTCTTTCTGGTGCTGGATATCATGCAGCGCTTCTGGTATAACACGGACAGTCGGCGGGAGGGCTTTGTGGCCATCTGTCGCGACCGTGACGTTCAACAGCTCGTTTTCGACGGGTACATGCAAAAGCGCTTGGTCATGGCCAAGCCGTCCGCGCACGTACGGATTTTCTTCAAGAACCTGGCGCACCTTGCCGGTCTCGCGACCGCCTGA
- a CDS encoding BCD family MFS transporter: MTSAVAPVRARASTTVEVAARASTATLSWWQLTRLGLVQAAIGAVVVLLTTTINRVIVVELGLPASVPGFLVALHFGVQLILRPRLGHASDRIGSRTAWIRGGLLVCAVGGVAVAASLPVMRTQPALGIALAALASVLLGAGVSAAGTPLLALMSERSSTSQRAGAAAITWILMIVGIIITSVTSGQLLDPFSFDRLIAVAGGVGVVGFVVSLVATLGVERGPRPTPAADARETTGGFGEGLRTVLAEPAARLFAGFVFLAMFAYSAQDLILEPFAGIAFGMTPGESTSLSGAHHGGVLVGMIVAALIATRRGQLRHWAALGCLASALTYVALAFAPAINDVRIFRAIVMLLGLSNGVFAIGAIGSMMALTGDRTDGRAGLRLGVFGAAQALAYAIGTLSGAAGVDAARALLDSPLRGYLAVFAVQAVLFAASAVLALRSASRDHATSVFQSKGEMLPAVLQS; this comes from the coding sequence ATGACGAGTGCCGTGGCTCCCGTGCGCGCGCGCGCGTCCACGACGGTCGAGGTCGCGGCGCGTGCGTCGACGGCGACCCTCAGCTGGTGGCAGCTCACGCGTCTGGGGCTGGTTCAGGCGGCGATCGGCGCGGTGGTGGTGCTCCTCACCACGACGATCAATCGCGTCATCGTGGTGGAGCTGGGGTTGCCGGCGAGCGTGCCGGGGTTTCTGGTGGCGCTGCACTTTGGCGTGCAGCTGATCCTGCGGCCGCGGCTTGGCCATGCGAGTGATCGCATCGGCTCCCGCACCGCCTGGATTCGCGGCGGGCTGCTGGTGTGCGCGGTGGGCGGCGTGGCCGTGGCGGCGTCGCTGCCGGTGATGCGCACACAGCCGGCGCTCGGCATCGCCCTCGCGGCGCTGGCGAGTGTGCTGCTCGGCGCCGGTGTGAGTGCGGCCGGCACGCCGCTGCTCGCCCTCATGAGCGAACGGTCCTCCACATCGCAGCGCGCCGGCGCGGCCGCGATCACGTGGATCCTGATGATCGTTGGCATCATCATCACCAGCGTGACTTCGGGACAGCTGCTCGATCCCTTCTCGTTCGATCGCCTGATTGCGGTGGCCGGCGGCGTGGGCGTCGTCGGCTTTGTCGTTTCCCTCGTGGCGACGCTGGGCGTCGAACGCGGCCCGCGGCCCACACCGGCTGCCGACGCGCGCGAAACCACGGGCGGCTTCGGCGAGGGGCTGCGCACCGTGCTCGCCGAACCGGCAGCGCGTCTCTTCGCCGGCTTCGTGTTTCTGGCGATGTTCGCGTACAGCGCGCAGGATCTCATTCTCGAACCGTTTGCCGGCATCGCCTTCGGGATGACGCCGGGCGAGAGCACCTCGCTGTCGGGGGCGCATCACGGGGGCGTGCTGGTGGGGATGATCGTGGCGGCGCTTATCGCGACGCGCCGCGGGCAGCTGCGTCACTGGGCCGCGCTCGGGTGCCTGGCCTCGGCGCTCACCTATGTGGCGCTCGCGTTCGCGCCGGCCATCAACGATGTGCGCATCTTCCGCGCGATCGTGATGCTGCTCGGTCTCTCGAATGGTGTCTTCGCCATCGGTGCCATCGGGTCGATGATGGCCCTCACCGGCGACCGGACGGATGGACGCGCCGGGCTGCGCCTCGGCGTGTTCGGCGCCGCGCAGGCGCTGGCCTACGCGATCGGGACGCTTTCCGGCGCTGCCGGTGTGGATGCGGCCCGCGCGCTGCTCGATTCCCCGCTGCGAGGCTATCTCGCGGTGTTCGCGGTGCAGGCAGTCCTGTTTGCGGCGTCGGCGGTGCTCGCGCTGCGGAGCGCCTCGCGCGACCACGCGACCTCGGTCTTCCAGAGCAAAGGGGAGATGCTCCCCGCGGTGCTGCAGTCATGA
- the chlG gene encoding chlorophyll synthase ChlG, with translation MTVSYQARTAATRPDPRAVLTLLKPVTWFPPMWAFTCGVISAGVPLHSERLWTLALGIGLTGPLVCASSQAVNDWFDRHVDAINEPNRPIPSGRIPGTWGLYIAIFWSALCVLAALPLGTFGLGAVAIALAFSWAYSAPPFRFKRNGWLGNAAVGFTYEGLAWVTGAGIMLGNVVPPAPLLTLAVLYSIGAHGIMTLNDFKAIEGDRTMGVNSLPVLLGPLNAGRVASAVMLLAQAVVISLLVSWGRPWHALAIGVLACVQGGIMVWFLKKPVERALYLSAFGVPFYVSGMMIAAFAVRVLPLVTEASRG, from the coding sequence ATGACCGTCAGCTACCAGGCACGCACTGCGGCCACCCGCCCGGATCCGCGGGCGGTCCTCACCCTCCTCAAGCCGGTCACGTGGTTCCCCCCGATGTGGGCGTTCACGTGCGGCGTCATTTCCGCCGGCGTGCCGTTGCACAGCGAGCGTCTCTGGACGCTGGCGCTGGGGATCGGGCTCACCGGCCCGCTGGTGTGTGCGTCGAGTCAGGCGGTGAACGACTGGTTCGACCGGCACGTCGATGCCATCAATGAGCCGAACCGCCCGATTCCGTCGGGGCGCATCCCGGGCACCTGGGGGCTCTACATCGCGATCTTCTGGAGCGCGCTCTGCGTGCTCGCCGCGCTGCCGCTCGGCACGTTCGGTCTGGGCGCCGTCGCCATTGCGCTGGCCTTCTCGTGGGCCTACAGCGCACCGCCATTCCGCTTCAAGCGCAACGGCTGGCTCGGGAACGCCGCCGTGGGCTTCACCTATGAAGGGCTCGCGTGGGTGACCGGCGCCGGCATCATGCTTGGTAACGTCGTGCCGCCGGCGCCGCTCCTGACGCTCGCGGTGCTGTACAGCATTGGTGCGCACGGCATCATGACGCTGAACGATTTCAAGGCGATCGAGGGCGACCGCACCATGGGCGTGAACTCGCTGCCCGTGCTCCTCGGCCCGCTCAATGCGGGTCGCGTCGCGTCCGCCGTCATGCTCCTCGCGCAGGCGGTCGTCATCAGCCTCCTCGTGTCGTGGGGGCGCCCGTGGCATGCGCTGGCGATTGGCGTGCTGGCGTGCGTGCAGGGCGGCATCATGGTGTGGTTCCTCAAGAAGCCGGTCGAGCGCGCGCTCTATCTCAGCGCGTTCGGCGTGCCGTTCTACGTGAGCGGGATGATGATCGCGGCGTTCGCGGTGCGTGTGCTGCCCCTCGTGACGGAGGCGTCGCGCGGATGA
- a CDS encoding cobalamin B12-binding domain-containing protein has product MANAVARTLSDDDVQTFVRAVRSADDQRAVQFVRRVIAEGASIEAVYLDLLAPSARRLGEMWDEDECDFVEVTVPLGRMQRLLRDLSQVFLADAGQAEPVGSVLLTCVPGEQHTLGIIMVGEFLLRDGWRVLVGAPWTDGDLLAMVGTEWYDVIGFSVGCEARLSSLRRDIRRLRSASRNPNVQIMVGGPVFAEDPSLAEQVGAHAIAASAREAPHVARALLPEARAFAPDGLPPNSAGEHGQSGDPQRRA; this is encoded by the coding sequence ATGGCCAACGCCGTGGCCCGCACGCTCTCCGACGACGACGTGCAGACGTTCGTCCGCGCCGTGCGCAGCGCCGATGACCAGCGCGCCGTGCAGTTCGTGCGCCGGGTCATCGCCGAGGGCGCATCTATAGAGGCGGTCTATCTGGACCTCCTGGCCCCGTCGGCGCGCCGCCTGGGCGAGATGTGGGACGAGGATGAGTGCGACTTCGTAGAAGTCACCGTCCCGCTCGGGCGCATGCAGCGGCTACTGCGCGACCTCTCGCAGGTCTTCCTCGCCGACGCCGGCCAGGCGGAGCCGGTGGGCAGCGTCCTCCTCACCTGTGTCCCGGGCGAGCAGCACACGCTGGGCATCATCATGGTGGGCGAGTTCCTGCTGCGCGACGGCTGGCGGGTGCTGGTCGGCGCCCCGTGGACCGATGGCGATCTGCTGGCGATGGTCGGGACCGAGTGGTACGACGTCATTGGTTTCTCGGTGGGCTGCGAAGCTCGCCTGAGCTCCCTCCGTCGCGACATCCGGCGCCTGCGCAGCGCGTCACGGAACCCGAACGTGCAGATCATGGTGGGCGGTCCGGTCTTTGCTGAAGACCCGTCGCTCGCCGAGCAGGTGGGCGCCCACGCCATTGCGGCGTCCGCCCGTGAAGCGCCGCATGTGGCGCGCGCCCTCCTCCCCGAGGCGCGGGCCTTTGCCCCCGATGGATTGCCGCCGAATTCGGCAGGCGAGCATGGCCAGTCCGGTGATCCCCAGCGAAGGGCTTAA
- the hemE gene encoding uroporphyrinogen decarboxylase — translation MNDLLLRALRREAVDRPPVWMMRQAGRYLPEYRAVRAKSDFLTMCRTPELATEVTLQPIDLVGVDAAIIFSDILVIPEAMGMHLTLDEGVGPQFSSPIRRPEDLARLAPVEPEDQLKYMLDAVRMTKRELNGRVPLIGFAGAPWTLAAYMVEGKGTKQFAVAKKMLFEQPALAHALLDKLATAVGDFLVAQVAAGAQVVQLFESWAGALGPQEFRTFALPYLAKAAQRAREAGVPVIVFAPGGGWALSEIAAATHADAIGVDWHTAPQDARRMLDPFNVALQGNLDPCALYAPTDEIRARTHAMIEAFGPRGHVANLGHGILPDMKPDHVRAFIDAVKEWQWTEERIARFASAQSLVGAA, via the coding sequence ATGAACGACCTGTTGTTGCGCGCCCTGCGCCGCGAGGCTGTGGACCGTCCGCCCGTGTGGATGATGCGCCAAGCCGGCCGCTACCTGCCCGAATACCGGGCCGTGCGCGCCAAGTCCGACTTCCTCACGATGTGCCGCACGCCGGAACTCGCCACGGAAGTCACCCTCCAGCCGATCGATCTCGTCGGCGTCGATGCCGCGATCATCTTCAGCGACATCCTCGTGATTCCCGAAGCGATGGGGATGCATCTCACGCTCGATGAAGGCGTGGGACCGCAGTTCTCGTCGCCGATCCGGCGCCCTGAGGATCTGGCGCGTCTGGCCCCGGTGGAGCCGGAAGACCAGCTCAAGTACATGCTCGACGCCGTGCGCATGACCAAGCGCGAGCTCAACGGCCGCGTGCCGCTGATCGGCTTTGCTGGCGCGCCGTGGACGCTGGCCGCGTACATGGTGGAGGGCAAAGGCACGAAGCAGTTCGCCGTCGCCAAGAAGATGCTCTTCGAGCAGCCGGCGCTGGCGCATGCGCTGCTCGACAAGCTCGCCACGGCCGTGGGTGACTTCCTCGTGGCGCAGGTCGCCGCGGGTGCGCAGGTGGTGCAGCTGTTCGAGTCGTGGGCCGGGGCGCTCGGTCCGCAGGAGTTCCGCACCTTTGCCCTGCCCTACCTGGCGAAGGCCGCGCAGCGGGCGCGTGAGGCCGGCGTGCCGGTGATCGTGTTTGCGCCGGGTGGTGGCTGGGCGCTCAGCGAGATTGCCGCGGCGACGCACGCCGATGCGATCGGCGTGGACTGGCACACGGCGCCGCAGGACGCGCGCCGCATGCTCGATCCGTTCAACGTGGCGCTGCAGGGGAATCTCGATCCGTGCGCGCTCTACGCGCCGACCGACGAGATCCGCGCCCGCACGCACGCGATGATCGAAGCGTTCGGGCCGCGTGGCCACGTCGCCAATCTCGGCCACGGCATTCTCCCCGACATGAAGCCCGATCACGTGCGGGCCTTCATCGACGCGGTGAAGGAATGGCAGTGGACGGAGGAGCGCATCGCGCGCTTCGCCTCGGCGCAGTCGCTGGTGGGCGCGGCGTGA